The genomic stretch GATGCGGATCAGCCATGACATTCGCGCCGAGGCCCAGAAAGACGGAATGGAGGCGATGGCCGCAAAATTTCGCAACGGTGGTGACCTTTATGTGCCGGTAGATGATGAGACTGACGCATGATCACCATCGCGGGGGCCGGTCTTGCCGGATTGGCCTCTGCTCTTGAACTGGCACGGCGCGGGGCAGAGGTGCGGGTGTTTGACGTCGGCGATAAACCGGGGTCGCACAGCGTTGCGCGGTTTGCGGGTGGCATGCTTGCGCCTTGGTGCGAGGGTGAAACGGCGGATCAGCAGGTTGTAAAACTTGGGGCAATGGCGGCGGATTGGTGGGCACAAATCACGCCGGTCACGCGGCGCGGAACACTTGTGCTTGCCCCGCCGCGCGACCGGGGCGAACTGACGCGATTTGCCAGACGCACCACTGGTCACCGCACAATCCCTGCGGGTGACATCGCGGAACTGGAACCTGCGCTGGCGGGCCGCTTTTCGTCGGGGCTTTATTTTCAGCGTGAGGCGCATCTTGATCCGCGCCAAGCGCTGCGCGATTTATACCGTGTCGCGCGGGCATTGGGGGTCGCGTTTTCGTTCGACACACATGCACCCGCAAAGGTTGATCTCGATTGCACCGGCATCGCGGCCGATCTGCCCGATCTACGCCCCGTGCGCGGCGAAATGGCGATCCTGCACTGCCCTGATCTGCACATTTCGCGCACCATCCGGCTGTTACATCCGCGCATCCCCCTCTACCTTGTGCCGCGCGGAGACGGGGTTTATATGATCGGCGCGACGATGATCGAAAGTTCATCCACGCGCCCGCCAACGGTGCGATCGCTGACGGAATTATTGTCAGCGGCGTACGCCCTGCATCCCTGTTTGGCCGAGGCTGCGGTGATCGAAATTGGCGCGGGTCTACGCCCGGCTTTTCCCGATAATTTGCCGCGGATCGTGCAGCTAAACGACAGGCTTTATCTGAATGGCCTTTACCGCCACGGCTTTCTGCTTGCCCCTGCGATGGCGCTGAACGTGGCTGATATTCTTATACCGGAGGTTCGTAATGAAAATTATACTCAACGCACAACAGCATGACGTTTCGGCTTTGACGTTTGCGTCCGCACTTGATGAACTTGGGTATTCAAACCCTGCCATCGCCACCGCGCTGAATGGCATGTTTATCCCACGCGACGCCCGCGAAATGACGCAGATAAACGAAGGTGACCGCCTCGAAGTCCTCGCTCCGATGCAGGGAGGCTGAAATGCAGCTTTATGGCATTGAAATCACCTCCCGGCTTTTGCTGGGCACCGCGCAATACCCGTCGCCCTCGATCCTTCGGGATGCAATCACCGCCAGTGGTACGGAAATCATCACCGTTTCGCTGCGACGGGAAACTGTTGATGGGTCGGGGGCAGGGTTTTGGGCCGGTTTGCGCGCCCTAAATATGCACATCCTGCCCAACACCGCCGGATGTTATTGCGTACAAGAGGCCGTGACGACCGCGCATATGGCGCGTGAGGTTTTTGGAACGGACTGGATCAAGCTGGAGGTGATCGGTCATGCAGACACGTTGCAGCCGGACGTTTTCGCGCTGGTCGAGGCCGCGCGCGTGCTTTGCGGCGACGGGTTCAAAGTTTTCCCCTACACGACGGACGATCTTGTGGTGGGTGAAAAGCTGATTGAGGCTGGCTGTGAGGTTTTGATGCCGTGGGGGGCGCCGATTGGGTCGGGCCAAGGTTTGCGCACGCCGGATGCACTGCGCAGCATGCGCGCCCATTTTCCGGACATTCCGTTAATCGTGGATGCAGGGATCGGGCGGCCATCGGACGCCGCCCATGCGATGGAACTTGGCATGGATGCGGTTTTGTTGAACACGGCCGTGGCCAAGGCGGGTGAACCGGCAAAAATGGCGCATGCCATGGCCTTGGCGATTGAAGCCGGGCGCGCGGGCTTTGCCGCCGACCTGATGGAGCCACGCGACATGGCCGTGCCATCAACGCCCATCATGGGGCTGGCGAAATTGGCATGATGGAACGGTTTTATCTAATTGTCAGTCATGTTGCCCGCCTGGAATTGTTGGTGCCTCTCGGGGTGAAGCTTGTGCAGTTGCGGATCAAGGATCAACCTGACACCGAAATCCGCCGCCAGATAACGCGGGCCCGCGATTTTTGTGCCGTGCACGGTGCGCAACTGGTTGTGAATGATCATTGGCGCGCCGCCATCGATTTGCGCTGTCGTTTTGTGCATTTGGGGCAAGAGGATATGCAAACCGCGGATTTCGTGGCCTTGCGAACAGCCGGGGTTCGCGTTGGGCTGTCGACCCACGATGAGGCGGAATTGGATCGCGCGCTGTCGCACGATCCGGCTTATGTCGCACTTGGGCCGGTCTATCCGACGCTGTTAAAGAAAATGAAATGGGGGCCACAGGGGCTAGAACGGGTGGCGCAGTGGAAAAAAATCGCTGGTCAAACGCCCGTGGTCGCCATTGGCGGGCTTACGCCGGATCGATTGCCGGGCGTGTTTGCAGCAGGGGCTGACAGCGCGGCAGTGGTGACGGACATCCAGATGGCAGATGATCCCGAAGCGCGGACCAGAACATGGCTGACGGCGTGTGCGTCATGAACCGGTATGCGCGTCAAATAATCCTGCCTGAAATCGGGACTGAGGGGCAATCAAAGCTAAGCCGCGCCCGTGTTCTGGTGGTGGGGGCAGGCGGGCTGGGCTGCCCCGTGTTGCAATATCTTGTCGGGGCAGGGGTCGGGCAGATTACGGTGCTGGATCCTGATATCGTCGAAGAAAGCAATTTGCACCGCCAACCGCTTTATACGATGTCGGATGTGGGACGGCCCAAGGTGTTGGCCGCCCGTGATCACCTGTTGGATGCCAATCCCGCATCGTCATTACAGACACATATGACGTCACTTTACCCCGGTAATGCGGCGGCACTGGTGAACGATGCAGACGTGGTCGTTGATGCGGCTGACAGTTTTGCCGTGACTTATACGCTGTCGGATGCCTGCAAAATTGCCGGTGTGCCCCTGATTTCCGCCAGTGTCCTTGGCCAATCCGGTTATGCGGGCGGGTTTTGCGGGCCTGCGCCGTCAGTTCGCGCCATTTTCCCTGATTTGCCAGCGCGCGCGGGCACATGCGCCACGGCTGGTGTGATGGGGCCGGTCGTGGGCATGATCGGCACGGTGCAGGCGCAAATGGTGCTTCAAATCATACTGGGCCACGCGCCCAGCCCGCTTGGGCGGATCGTGACGTTTGACGCGTCTACGTGGCATTTTGGGGGCTTTTGTTTTGCCGGTACGCCGGAACCGCAACATCGGCCTTCGTTCGTGGGGCGTGCGGACATTTGCGGCGATGACCACGTAATCGAATTGCGTACCGAAGAAGAGGCGCGGGATACCATCACGTCGCAGGCCGAAAGATGGAGCGTTGAAACGATCCCTGATTTTGTGCCGCGGGCCGGACGCCGCGTGGTTTTGTGTTGTGCAACGGGGGTACGGGCGTGGCGCGCGGCATCAATCCTCAATGAAAACGGGATCACAAATACAGCCTTGCTTGCAATAAGGTGCTGCGAATGACGCGCGTGCTTTTGATTGGTGGAACGGACAGCAGCGGCGGCGCAGGATTGATGCGGGATGGGGCCGTGACATTTGATTTTGACTGCGTGCCTCTGCCGATTGTGACAGCGGTTACCGCGCAAACAGATCAGGCCGTTCAGGTTGTTCATCTGGTCCCGCCGGAGATCGTTGTTGCGCAACTGAAAACTGCTTTTGTCGGTGATCCACCGGATGCAGTTAAGATCGGAATGGTGGGGACCCGTGAATGTGCGCGTGCCGTCGCAAGTGTGTTGATGAACTATCGGATCCCGATTGTTTTGGACCCGGTGTTGCACGCAAGTTCTGGCGCGGCTCTTTATGCTGGGGGGGGGGTTAGCCCGCTTACAAAAATTGCAACGCTTTTGACGCCAAACCTGAATGAGGCAGCGGCGTTGCTTAACCGTCGTCCGGCCACTGACGATGACGACATTGCGGACCAGGCACGGGCGTTGCGCGCTCGCGGTGTCAACGCAGTGTTGATGAAAGGGGGACATTCACAGGACCATGAGTGCACGGATCACCTGTTTGATGCCGGCGGACATCACCTATTTACGGGCAAGCGGCAGCCAATGACGCGCCGCGGCACCGGATGTACCCTTGCGACCGCCATAGCGTGCCGTTTAGGGGCACATCGACAGCTTGTTGATGCGTGCCGGGATGCGTTTGACTATA from Yoonia vestfoldensis encodes the following:
- a CDS encoding FAD-dependent oxidoreductase; this translates as MITIAGAGLAGLASALELARRGAEVRVFDVGDKPGSHSVARFAGGMLAPWCEGETADQQVVKLGAMAADWWAQITPVTRRGTLVLAPPRDRGELTRFARRTTGHRTIPAGDIAELEPALAGRFSSGLYFQREAHLDPRQALRDLYRVARALGVAFSFDTHAPAKVDLDCTGIAADLPDLRPVRGEMAILHCPDLHISRTIRLLHPRIPLYLVPRGDGVYMIGATMIESSSTRPPTVRSLTELLSAAYALHPCLAEAAVIEIGAGLRPAFPDNLPRIVQLNDRLYLNGLYRHGFLLAPAMALNVADILIPEVRNENYTQRTTA
- the thiS gene encoding sulfur carrier protein ThiS; its protein translation is MKIILNAQQHDVSALTFASALDELGYSNPAIATALNGMFIPRDAREMTQINEGDRLEVLAPMQGG
- a CDS encoding thiazole synthase; its protein translation is MQLYGIEITSRLLLGTAQYPSPSILRDAITASGTEIITVSLRRETVDGSGAGFWAGLRALNMHILPNTAGCYCVQEAVTTAHMAREVFGTDWIKLEVIGHADTLQPDVFALVEAARVLCGDGFKVFPYTTDDLVVGEKLIEAGCEVLMPWGAPIGSGQGLRTPDALRSMRAHFPDIPLIVDAGIGRPSDAAHAMELGMDAVLLNTAVAKAGEPAKMAHAMALAIEAGRAGFAADLMEPRDMAVPSTPIMGLAKLA
- a CDS encoding thiamine phosphate synthase gives rise to the protein MERFYLIVSHVARLELLVPLGVKLVQLRIKDQPDTEIRRQITRARDFCAVHGAQLVVNDHWRAAIDLRCRFVHLGQEDMQTADFVALRTAGVRVGLSTHDEAELDRALSHDPAYVALGPVYPTLLKKMKWGPQGLERVAQWKKIAGQTPVVAIGGLTPDRLPGVFAAGADSAAVVTDIQMADDPEARTRTWLTACAS
- a CDS encoding ThiF family adenylyltransferase, whose product is MADGVCVMNRYARQIILPEIGTEGQSKLSRARVLVVGAGGLGCPVLQYLVGAGVGQITVLDPDIVEESNLHRQPLYTMSDVGRPKVLAARDHLLDANPASSLQTHMTSLYPGNAAALVNDADVVVDAADSFAVTYTLSDACKIAGVPLISASVLGQSGYAGGFCGPAPSVRAIFPDLPARAGTCATAGVMGPVVGMIGTVQAQMVLQIILGHAPSPLGRIVTFDASTWHFGGFCFAGTPEPQHRPSFVGRADICGDDHVIELRTEEEARDTITSQAERWSVETIPDFVPRAGRRVVLCCATGVRAWRAASILNENGITNTALLAIRCCE
- the thiD gene encoding bifunctional hydroxymethylpyrimidine kinase/phosphomethylpyrimidine kinase — translated: MTRVLLIGGTDSSGGAGLMRDGAVTFDFDCVPLPIVTAVTAQTDQAVQVVHLVPPEIVVAQLKTAFVGDPPDAVKIGMVGTRECARAVASVLMNYRIPIVLDPVLHASSGAALYAGGGVSPLTKIATLLTPNLNEAAALLNRRPATDDDDIADQARALRARGVNAVLMKGGHSQDHECTDHLFDAGGHHLFTGKRQPMTRRGTGCTLATAIACRLGAHRQLVDACRDAFDYTKMWISAGQLP